GAGGAGATCGCGGAAGAAGTGCTCGAGGTAGGCGCGCGCGCCGGGCCACGCGAGCCGCGTGCCGCGCGCGTCGAGCAGCGCGAAGATCTCGGCGACGACGGCCTCGAGGATGGCGCGCGTGCGCGCGTCCGCGCCCAGCGCGCCGTAGGGCACGCCGATCAGCGCGCCGAGCGGATTCAGCGCGCAGTTGTACAGGAGCTTCGCCCACAGCTCGCGCTCGACGTCGTCGCACGGCTCGCACGGGATGCCGCCGCTCGCGACGGCCTCGCAGAAGTCGGCGGCGGGCGCGGGCGGCGCGTCGCCGAGCGGGCCGACGAGCACGGGCGCCGCGTGCGCCGTCACCTCGACGCGCGTCGCCGAGCGGCGCTGGAACCCCGTGATCACCCGCGCGGCGTAGAGCGCGGCGCCGCGCGCGCCGAGTGCGCGCTCGAACGGCTCGGCCGCACCCCAGCCGTTGTAGGCGAGCACGACGCGCTTCGCGCCGCCGATGTCGTGCCACGCGCGCGCGAGCGCCTCGGCGCAGGCGGGTGCGTCGGGCGTCTTCGTCGCGACGAGCATCCATTCGAACGCGCGGCCGCGCAGCGCGTCGGCGCCGACGCCGGCTTCGAGGCGCGAAGGCGCGATGCGCACGTCGCCGAACAGCCCGCTGCGCTCGACGCCGTCGCGGAGCAGCGCGTCGGCGGCCTCGGGCGTGCGCGTCGCGAAGCGCACGGTGTGGCCCGCGGCGAGCAGGCCGCTCCCGATTCCGAGGCCCACGGCGCCGGCGCCGACGATCGCGATGCGCACGCTCCTCCTTCCTGCGTCTGCGCGCTGCGCGCGCTCGGGTATGATGCGCGCCCCGCCGCCGTCGCCGCCCCCGTCCGTAGCGCAGAAACGCGCGCGCAGAGAAGCGAAAGGAACCGCCGCCGTGGCCGAGCCCCGTGGACCGCTCTCCGGAATCCGAATCCTCGAGATCGCGGGCATCGGGCCCGGCCCGTTCGCGGCGATGATGCTCTCCGACATGGGCGCCGAGGTGCTGCGCGTCGATCGCGCGCAGGCCGTTCCCGCCGCTCCGCCGGCCGGCGCGTCGAAGGACGTGCTCGCGCGCGGGCGCCGCAGCGTCGCGCTCGACCTCAAGCACCCCGACGGCGTCGCCGCGCTGCTGCGGCTCGTCGAGGGCGCGGACGCGCTGATCGAGGGCTTCCGGCCGGGCGTGATGGAGCGGCTCGGCGTCGGGCCCGACGCGTGTCTCGCGCGCAACCCGCGCCTCGTCTACGGGCGCATGACGGGCTGGGGCCAGGACGGTCCGATGGCGCACGCCGCGGGCCACGACATCAACTACATCGCGCTCGCGGGCGCGCTCGACCCGATCGGCCGCGCGGGCGGGCCGCCCGTGCCGCCGCTCAACCTCGTCGGCGACTTCGGCGGCGGTGGCATGCTGCTCGCCTACGGCGTCGTGTGCGCGCTGCTCGAGGCGAGGACGTCCGGGCGCGGGCAGGTCGTCGACGCGGCCATGGTCGACGGCGCCGCGCTGCTCATGGGCTTCTTCCACGGCATGCGCGCGATGGGCGTGTGGAAGGACGAGCGCGGCACCAACATGCTCGACACGGGCGCGCACTTCTACGACGTCTACGAGACGAGCGACGGGAAGTACGTGTCGATCGGCTCGATCGAGCCGCAGTTCTACGCCGAGCTGCTCGACAAGGTCGGCCTCGCCGGACGGGAGCTGCCGCGCCAGATGGCGCGCGACGAGTGGCCGGCGATGAAGGAGCGGCTCGCCGCGATCTTCCGCACGCGGACGCGCGACGAGTGGTGCGCGCTCATGGAGGGGTCGGACGTGTGCTTCGCGCCCGTGCTGTCGATGGACGAGGCGCCGCGCCACCCGCACAACCGCGAGCGCTCGACGTTCGTGGAGGTGGCCGGCTTCCTGCAGCCGGCGCCCGCGCCGCGCTTCGATCGCACGCGGCCCGCCGTGCCTGCGCCGCCCGCGCACCCGGGCCAGCACACCGACCGGGCGCTCGCCGACTGGGGCTTCGGCGCCGACGAGATCGCGAAGCTGCGCGCGGCGAAGGCGATCGCCTAGCGAGCGAAGCGGTCGATCGCGATCGCCGCGCCGTCGGCGTCGTTGTCCTCGACGACGAAGTCCGCGACGCGCTTCGCGGCGTCGACGGCGTTCGCCATCGCGACGCCGATCCCGGCGTGCTCGATCATCTCGGCGTCGTTCGCGTCGTCGCCGATCGCGAGCACCTCGGACGGGTCGACGCCCCAGTGCGCGCACACCCAGCGCACGCCCGCCCACTTGCCCGCGTCGGGCGAGACGACCTCGAGGATGTCACCGCGGTAGTTCTTGTTGCGGATCTGGTGCGTGCGCGCCGCGCCGCCGAACTCGCTGCGCAGCTCGGCGTGGACGCGCCCGAGCGCTTCGCCGTCGGCCATGCAGCTCATCATCACGACCGGCACGTCCGGCCGCTGTGCGAGGTCGTCGACCACGCGGCCCGCGGCGCCGTGGTCGCGCAGGTAGTCGGCCTGGAACGCGTGCGCGCGCTCGATCGGCTCGTAGTAGAAGTCGGTCGCGGGGTCGTCCACGTAGACGAGCGGCGAGCCGACGCGGCGATAGGCGACGAGCACGCGGTCGTAGAGCGCGTGCGGGAGCGCCTGGCGCGCGAGCGTCGCGCCCGTCGCGGCGTCGCGGACGACGACGCCGTTCTGCACGACGGCCGGCCCCTCGAGCCCGAGCGCGCGGATGGCGGGGAGCGCCGTGCGGTAGCGGCGCCCCGTGCACGCGACGACGCGCACGCCGCGCTCGTGCGCGCGCGCGACGGCGGCGACGACCGACGGGCGCAGCTCGGCGCGCGAGTCGAGCGCGGTGCCGTCGAGGTCGAGGGCGACGAGCCGGATGGCCATGGGCGGCGAACGATGTCACAGCGCGCGGCCGGCTGCCCGCGGCGAGGTGGCAGCGCGCGCGCGGCTCGCGCACCCTGCCGCGAACGCGCGCGAGCGCGCGCGTGCGAACCTGCGCGCGAGCCCGCGTGCGAACTCCGGTACGCGAGCCCGCCGTCGCCGCGGCGCGTGCACCGTCCGGACCGAGGAGGATTCCGATGAACCCGCGCTGGGGCATCCCGCTCGCGATCGGCCTGGCCCTGCTCGTCTTCGGCGGCCGCTTCTTCCGGCTCATCCCGCCGGGCCACGTCGGCGTCGCGGAGCTGTTCGGCAAGGTGCAGGACGAGGCCTACCAGGAGGGCTTCCACGTCGTGAACCCGCTCTTCCGCTGGCACGTCTTCGACGTCCGGCAGCGCACGCACAAGGAGGAGGCGCTCGTCCCGACGCGCGACCAGCTGCAGACCAAGATCGACGTGAGCGTGCAGTACCGCTTCGTCGGCGCGATGGCGCCCGACATCGTGCGCACGACGGGCAGCGAGACGCAGATGCTGAACGTGCACCTCATCCCGACGCTGCGGTCGATGGTGCGCGAGCAGGGCGCGACGATCACGAAGGCCGAGGACTTCTTCCTCGACGTCACGCGCGAGAAGATCGAGACGGGCCTGCTCGCGGCGCTGCGCGAGCGCCTCGCGCCGAAGGGCTTCGAGATCCAGGACGTGCTCGTGCGCGACATCGCGCTGCCGGCCGTGCTCGCGCAGGCGATCGAGCAGAAGAAGGAGCGCGAGCAGGCCGTCGAGCGCCAGAAGGCCGAGCTCGAGCGCTTCCGCACCGAGCAGATGCAGAAGGTCGCGCTCGCCGAGGCCGAGCGGCGCGCCGCGGAGGAGGAGGCCGCGAAGCGGCGCATCCTGGCGGACGCGCGCGCCTACGAGATCCGCGAGATCAACAAGGCCTCGGCGGCCAACCCGGCCTACGTGCAGCTCCAGGCGCTCGAGGCGCTGAAGGAGATGTCGAAGGACCCGGCGGCGAAGATCTACTGGATGGACGGCAAGAGCGCGAACCCGCTCCCGCTCATGCACATGGGCGATGCTCGCTAGGCGGCACCGCGGAGGCCGGGTGCGATGACGACCGAGCTGCGCAAGGAGGCGTTCGGGCCGGAGGGCGACCCGGCGCGTCACCTCCCGCTCGACGCGCTCGAGTCCGGCCTCGCGGCGCTGCCCGCGTCGCCGCGCGACGCGGGCGTGCTGCGCCTCGTCGCGTTCCGCCGCCCCGACGGCGTGCGCGAGACGCCCGCCCGCACGCGCCTCACGCCGGGCGAGGGAGTGCCCGGCGACGGCTGGGCGCGTCGTCCGCCGCGCGACCCGCAGGCGCAGCTCGCCGTCATCCACCACGGCGTCGCCGCGCTCGTCGCGAACGGCCAGCCGCTCCCGCACTTCGGCGACAACCTCTACGTCGATCTCGACCTCTCGGCCGAGAACCTGCCCTTCGGCACGCGGCTGCGCGTCGGCGACGCGCTCGTCGAGATGACGCCGAAGCCGCACGACGGGTGCGCGAAGTTCCGCCAGCGCTTCGGCGCGGACGCGCTGCGCTTCGTGCAGGCGGGGCCCACGCGCCCGCGCAACCTGCGCGGCGTGTACTGGCGCGTCGTCGAGGAGGGCGCGGTCGAGGTGGGCGCGCCGGTCGTGGTCGTCGAGCGGCCGGCCTAACGAGCCGTGCGGAACGGCCGCGTCCAGCGGCCGGACAGCACGTAGACGCTCGTCGCGGCGGTGACGGTGACGGCGCCCGCGAGCGTCGCCGCGAAGAGCCCGCTCGGGCCCCAGCCGGCCTGCGTCGCGAGATACCACCCGACCGGCAGCGTGACGAAGAGCGCGTTGCCCGTCGCCATCACCATCGGGACGACGACGTCGCCCGCGCCCTGGAGCGCGCGGAAGAAGACGAAGTAGAAGGCCCAGCCCACGAAGGCGAAGCCCTGGTAGACGAGCAGCTCGCTCCCGAGCGCGAGCACCTCGGGGTCGTCCGTGAAGAGGGAGACGAACGGCACGCGGAACACCAGCAGCGCGACGCCGACCGAGACGAGCAGCGTCGCGTGCGCGGCGAGCCCGACCCAGAGCGACTTCCACGCGCGCCGCACGCTGCCGGCGCCGAGGTTCTGGCCGACGAGCGTCGCGCACGCGCCGGCCAGCGGGAACGCGAGCATGGGCCCGGCCATCGCGATGCGCAGCCCGATCGAGTACGCGGTCTGCGCCTTGTCGCCGAAGCTCCCGGCGAGCCGCAGGAAGTAGAAGTTCACCGCGAACGTCCCGAACATCTGGAGCGCGGGCGCCCAGGCCTGCGCGAAGAACGCGCGCATCACCACCGGGTCGGGGGCGAGATGGCGCAGGCGCACGTGCACGCGGCTCGCGCCGCGGAAGAGCACGGCGAACGAGATCGCGACGCCGAGCCCCTGCCCGATGGCCTGGCCGATCGCGATGCTCTCGATGCGCAGCGCGGGCAGCCACAGCATCCCGTACACGAGCAGGTACTCGGTCACGAGCGACACGCTCGTCTGCACGATCATCACGATCATGGGCGTCGTCGCGTCGCCCGCGCCGTTCAGCACCGCGCCGAGGAGCGTGACGAAGATCCAGCCGAAGCCGAGCGTGAAGGTGATCCGCAGGTAGGGGAGGGCGAGCTCGGCGACCGCCGGGGACACGTTCATCACCGACAGCATCTCGCGGCCGAAGGCGAGCCCGGCGAGCGCGACGAGCAGCGCGATGGCGGCGCCGGCGGTCGCGACCTGGCCGGCCACGTGCTCGGCGTCCGCGATGCGGCCCTCGCCGACGAGGCGCGAGATCATCCCCTGCGCGCCGAAGCTCGCGCCCATCAGCAGGATCATCACGATCTGCCGGAACGACTGGTTCGTCACGACGACGGCGCTGACGGCCTGCTCGCCGATCGACGCGATGAACTTCAGGTCGACGAGCTGGTACACGACCGTCGACAGGCTCGTCGCGAGCAGCGGCACGGCGAGCACGAAGAGCGACGTCCAGAGGCTTCCGCGCGTGTGGTCGCGGTGGCGGAACTGCGCGCGCAGGCCGGGTGCGCCCGCCGCCGCGGCCGCGCTCGCGGCGATCGGCGGACCGGGCGCTTCGGACGGGTCGGGCTCGCTCACGCGTCGCTCCCGCGGCGGCGGCGCGGCGCGGGCGCCGGTGCTGCCTGGTCGGCGCGGCGTCGCTCGAGCTCTTCGAGGCTGCGGGGCCAGTCGCGCTTGAGGAGCCGGGAGAGTGCCCGATCGGCGAGCAGCCTGCCGCCCGTCTGGCACGGCGCGCAGTAGTTCGTCTCGTTGCTCGCGTGCACGATGCGCTGGATGGGCGCGCCGCAGCGCGGACAGGGCTGGCCGTAGCGCCCGTGCGCGGCCATCTCCGCGCGGAAGGCCGTGACCTCCTCGGGGAAGGCATCGCCCGCGCGCGCGCGCAGCCGCTCCGTCCAGGCGACGAGCGTCGCGCCGACGGCCGCGTGCAGGCGCGCGACGGCGTCGTCGTCGAGCGAGCCCGTGAGCGCGACGGGCGAGAGCTGCGCGCGGTGGAGGATCTCGTCGGAGTACGCGTTGCCGATGCCGGCGAACAGGTGCGGGTCGGTGAGCGCGCGCTTGAGCGTGTGGCTCTCCGAGCGCAGGCGCGCGGCGAACGCGTCGAGCGGGGTGGCGAGCGGCTCGAGCCCGCCCGGGTCGTGCGCGGCGAGCGCCGCGCGCCCGCGCACGACGTGGAGCGTCGCGCGCTTGCGCGTGCCGGCCTCGGTCAGGACGAGCGTGCCGCCCGCGCTCGCGCCCGACGGCGCCGGCCCGAAGCGCAGCCGCGCGTGCACGGAGCGCGGCGCGCGCCCGCGCGGCGCGCGCGCGCCGTCGGGCCGCCAGCGCAGGCGCCCCGCGACCATCAGGTGGAAGACGAGGTAGAGGTCGTCGTCGCCCGGCGCGTCGGCCGCGGCGCCGTCGCCGCGCAGCCCGATCGCGATGCGCTTCCCGACGCGCCGCAGGTCGACGACGCGGCGCCCTTCGGCGGCGGCGAGCGGCGGGTCGACCGTGCGCAGCAGCGACGCGCTCGTGAGCTCGGCTCGCTCGAGCACGGCGCCGCCCGCGACGCGCTCGAGCGCCTCGAGATACACGGTGAGGTCGGGGAGCTCGGGCATCGTGCGCGCTCCTCCGCGCGCGTCACTTCCACGCGAAGACGGGCTGCTCGTAGTGCGCGACGCGCGTCGACTTGCCGCGCACGGCGACCTCGACGAACTGGTAGAGCACGGCGGCGGTGGGCGCGTTGATCTCGCGCCCGAAGATCGGCAGCACGATCACCGGGCGCTCGCTCTCCGGAATGCGCTCGAGCCGCGGCACCTCGGGCTTCTCGAGCTCGGCGAGCGCGACGCGGTGCACCTCCGCCACCTCCTGCGGGTCGGGCGTGAGGCGGCAGCCCGGCCCTCCCCACACGACGAGCGGCGTGATCGCGAAGCCCGAGCGCGTCTCGTAGACGTCGAGCGCGCCGAGCACGCGGTCGGGCGCGAGCGCGAGGCCGAGCTCCTCCTCGAGCTCGCGCAGCGCCGCCTCGACGATGCTCTCGCCGTCGTCGAGGCGCCCGCCCGGCAGCGCCCACTGGCCCGCGTGGCGGCGGAGCTTCGTCGGCCGCCGCGTGATCAGGAAGCACGGCCGCCCCGCGTCGTCGTCGGTGACGACGACGGAGACGGCGGCGCTCCGCAGCCGCCGCGGGCGCGCGGCGGCGCGCGGCTCGAAGCGCGCGAGGTTGCGCGCGAGCGCGGCGCGGAGCGCGTCGTCGAGCCGCGCCGGCGCGCCGGGCGGCGATGCGGTGTCGAGCATCGGGCGACGATAGTCGGCGCGCCGGGCCGTCGCCCGCGCGAAGCCGGATGCGCTACGCATGCGGCCGCATGACGCCGCCCGCGCTCGACGAAGCCTCGATCCGCCGCCACCGCTTCCGCGGCGCCGAGCCCGACGTCGAGATCGCGGCGATCGAGTGGCCGGGCGACGGGCCGCCGGCGCTCCTCCACCACGCGAACGGCTTCTGTGCGGCGATGTGGGCGCCCGTGGCCGAACGGCTCGCGCGCCACTTCCGCGTGTTCGCGGTCGACGCGCGCGGGCACGGCGACTCGAGCGCGCCCGCGCGCGAGGGCGCGTACGCGTGGGCGGCGATGGCGCGCGATCTCGGCGCCGTGGCGCGCGCCGTCCGCGACCTCGCCGGCGCGCCGCGCATCGCGCTCGGCGTCGGTCACTCGTTCGGCGGCACGCTCACGATGACGGCGGCGTCTGCGGAGGCCGGTCTCTACGCGCGGGCGATCCTGATCGACCCGGTGATCCTTCCGCGCCTCACGCGCGCGCAGCGCGCGGCGGCCGCCGAGAACCCGATGGCGGAGCGCGCGCGCAAGCGCCGCCACGCCTGGCCGAGCGCCGACGAGGCGCTCGGCTTCTTCGCCGACAAGCCGCTCTTCGCCGACTTCACGCCGCGCGCGCTGCGGCTCTACGTCGAGCAGGCCCTGCGCGCCGACGCGTCGGGCGAGGTGCGGCTCAAGTGCGAGGGGCGCGTCGAGGGCGCGATCTTCGCGGGGAGCGTCGACTTCGACCCGCTCGCCGTCGCGGCGCGCGCCGACCTGCCGCTGCGCGTGCTGCGCGCGACGCGCGGCGACTTCACGCGCGCCGCGTACGAGGAGCTCGTCGCGACGCTGCCGCGCGGCGAGCTCGGCGACATCGAGGGCGGGCACCTGGTTCCGATGGAGCAGCCCGAGCGCGTGGCGGACGCGATCCTCGCGTTCGCCGGCGCACCGCCCGGCTAGCCGCGCGCGCGTTCGCGACACCGACGGTGCGCGGCGCGGCGGCGGAAGGAGGTCCGACGATGGCGAGCGATCTCGCGCACCCCGTTCCCGTGCGGCCCGAGGCGCACGCGGTCTTCGCGCCCGACAAGATGGGGAAGGCGACGCTCTTCGCGTCGCCGCGTCTCCTCGTCGGGCTGAACGCCTTCGAGCCCGGCCAGGAGCACGCGCTCCACGCCCACGAGGGGATGGACAAGGTCTACCAGGTGCTCGAGGGGAGGGGCCTCTTCCTGCTCGAGTCGCGCGAGGTCGCGATGGACGCCGGCACCCTGCTGGTCGCGCCGGCCGGCGTGCCGCACGGCATCCGGAACACGGGGGCGGGGCGGCTCGTCGTCCTCGCCATCCTCGCGCCGGGGCCCGCCTAGCGCGCTTCGCCGCGGCGGCGCGAGCGCCCCGGCCGGAACGCGCTCACCCACGGGCTGCCGTCGTCCCAGAAGCGGTACGGCAGCGCGGCGGCCTTCGTGATGCCGACGCGCGGCCCCGCGGCGACGCGGACCGTCGCTCCGCTCGCTTCGCGCGCGTCGCGGTAGAGGCCGAGCGCGCCGCGCAGCAGGCTCGCGCCGTCGTGCGCGAGCTCGAGGCCGAGCGCCTGTGCGAGCCGCCCCGGCCCGCGCGCGAGCGCGCGCGCGCCGGCATCGCGCGGCAGGCCGCGCAGTGCGCGCATCGCGTCGAGGCCGGCGAGCGGCTCGAGCGCGCGCAGCAGCACGGCCGCGCCGCGGCCCGCGGGCTCGCACACGACGTTCACGCAGACGTGGATGCCGTAGCTGCGGTAGGCGTAGAGCCGCCCGGGCGGGCCGAACATCGTGCGGTTGCGCGCCGTGGGGCCCGGGTGCGAGTGCGCCGCAGGGTCGCTCCCGTCGCCGAGATACGCCTCGACCTCGACGAGACGGCCGCCGACCACCGTGCCGTCTGGCAGCCTGTGGAGGAGGAGCTTCCCTGGGAGATCGCGGGCCACCTCGAGGCAGGGCCGCGCGAAGAAGGCGCGATCGAGCCGACCTCCGGTCTTCACGGGGGCGACGCTAGCAGTGCGCCGCCGCGGTTGAGTGGTGCTGGGTGCGATCCGATGACGCGGTATCGTCCCGCCTCACCGCGGACTCACATCGTCGCAGGATCCGAGGAGCAGCGCGCATGACTCGCGATGCGAAAGCCTTGCCCGAGCCGCCCGCGAAGGACGCCGACGGCGAAGGCGCGTCTCGCTACGCGGACTTCGGTCTCAACGCCGCCTATCTCGACGAGATCTTCGAGCGCTACCAGGTCGACCCGCGCTCGGTCGATCCGGCCTGGGCGCGCGTCTTCGGCGACGGCGCGCCGCCCGCCGCGCGGGGCGCGGTGCCGGCCGCACGGGGCGCGGCGCCCGCCGCGCCGTCGGCGGCGAGGCCGGCCGCGGCTGCGGCGCCCGCCGCCGCTCCCTCCGCCGACGCGCCGACGAAGCTCGGCGGCAAGCACGCGCGCGTGCTCCGCCTGATCCACGCCTATCGAGCGCGCGGCCACCGCATCGCGCAGAACAACCCGGTCGAGGACGTCGACGAGTACTTCCCGGAGCTCGATCCCGCGCACTACGGGTTCGGCACCGAGGACCTCGCGCACCCGTACGAGGTCGCGGACGAGGTGCCCGGGCCGCCGATCCAGACGCTCGCCGAGATCATCGAGCGCTTGAAGGCGACGTACTGCGGGCCGGTCGCCGTCGAGTTCACGCACGTCCAGGACCCGGGCCCGCGGCAGTGGCTGCGCGAGCGGATGGAGGCGTGCCAGAACCGGCCGTCGCTCTCGCCCGAGGAGCGCAAGCACGTGCTCGAGCGGCTGTCGGCCGCCGAGCTCTTCGAGCGCTTCCTCCACACGAAGTTCCTGGGGCAGAAGCGCTTCTCGCTCGAGGGCGCGGAGTCGCTGATCCCGCTGCTCGACACCATCGTCGAGGACGCGCCGTCGCACGGCATCGGCGAGATCGTGTTCGGCATGGCGCACCGCGGGCGCCTCAACGTGCTCGCGAACATCCTCGGCAAGTCGTACGCCGCGATCTTCGGCGAGTTCGAGGACAGCCCGCTGCTCGACTCGCCCTTCGGGTCCGGCGACGTGAAGTACCACAAGGGCTTCTCGAACGACCGCACGACGCGCTCGGGCGACAACGTGCACCTGACGCTCACCTCGAACCCGTCGCACCTCGAGGTCGTCGACCCGGTCGTCGAGGGACGCTGCCGCGCGAAGCAGGTGCGCACGGGCGACCTCACCGGCGAGAGCATCATCCCGGTCGTGATCCACGGCGACGCGGCCTTCGCGGGCCAGGGCATCGTCGCCGAGACGCTCAACCTCGCGAACCTGCGCGGCTACTCGACGGGCGGCACGATCCACGTGATCGTGAACAACCAGATCGGCTTCACGACGACGCCCGCCGAGGCGCGCTCGACGCTCTACTGCAGCGACGTCGCGAAGATGATCCAGGTGCCCGTCTTCCACGTGAACGGCGACGAGCCCGAGTCGGTCGTCTACTGCGTGAAGCTCGCGCTCGCCTACCGCCAGCGCTTCCGGCAGGACGTCGTGATCGACGTCATCTGCTACCGCCGCCACGGCCACAACGAGGGCGACGAGCCGAGCTTCACGAGCCCCGGGCTCTACAAGCGCATCCGCGCGCGCGCGTCCGTGCGCAAGCTCTACTCCGACGCGCTCGTCGAGGCGGGCGTGATCACGGCGGAGGAGGCGCAGGGCATCGAGGACGTGCTCGGCGAGCAGCTGCAGGAGGCGCTGCAGGTGATCCAGTCGCGGCCGCCCGGGCCCGACGAGCCGTACGAGCCGCGCGGGCCCTGGACGGGCTTCGATCGCGTCCGACCGCAGGAGCACCCCGACACGTCCGCGTCGCTCGAGCTGCTCTCGCAGGTCGCCGAGGGGCTCGGCAGCGTGCCGCAGGGCTTCGAGGTGCACCCGAAGCTGCGCACGCTGCTCGAGAAGCGCCGCAAGTCGGTCTCCGACAACCAGCCGCTCGACTGGGCGATGGGCGAGCTGCTCGCCTACGGAACGCTCGTGCTCGAGGGCACGCCCGTGCGCCTCTCCGGCCAGGACAGCGCGCGCGGCACCTTCTCGCACCGCCACGCCGTCGTGGTCGACCAGAACACCGACGAGGAGTTCTGCGCGCTCGCGAACCTCGCCGACTACCAGGCCCGCTTCGAGGTCTACGACTCGCACCTCTCCGAGGCGGCCGTCCTCGGCTTCGAGTACGGCTACAGCCTCGCGGACCCGTACACGCTCGTGCTGTGGGAGGCGCAGTTCGGCGACTTCGTGAACGGCGCGCAGGTGATCATCGACCAGTTCATCTCGTCGGCGCACGTGAAGTGGCAGCGCATGAGCGGGCTCGTGATGCTGCTCCCGCACGGCTACGAGGGCCAGGGGCCCGAGCACTCGAGTGCGCGCATCGAGCGCTTCCTGCAGATCTGCGCCGAGGACTGCATGCAGGTGGCGAACTGCACGACGCCCGCGCAGTACTTCCACCTGCTGCGGCGCCAGATGAAGCGAAGCTACCGCGCGCCGCTCGTCGTCTTCACGCCCAAGAGCCTGCTGCGCGCGCCGCACGCGACGTCGCCCGTCGAGGCGCTCACGCACGGCAGCTTCCAGCCGCTGATCGGCGACGCGATGGCGGCGCGGCACGCGGCCGAGGTCGAACGCCTGATCTTCTGCAGCGGCAAGGTCTACTACGACCTGATCGCCGAGCGCGAGCGACGCCTCGGCGAGAACGCGCACCGCGTCGCGATCTGCCGCGTCGAGCAGCTGTACCCGTGGCCGTCGGGTCGCGTCGCCGAGATGCTCCGCACCTTCAAGAACGCCGAGCGCGTGATGTGGGTGCAGGAGGAGCCGCGCAACATGGGGCCGTGGACGTTCGTGCGGCCGCGGCTGCGCGAGGCCTGCGAGGGGCGCGCGTTCGCGTATGCGGGCCGCGACGAGGCCGCGAGCCCGGCCACGGGCTCGATGCGCATCCACAAGCAGGAGCAGGCTCGCCTGCTCGAGGACGCGTTCGCCGCGATCGAGTAGCTAGCGCGGGCCGCGCTCGGCGAGCAGCGAGGCGACGATGCGGCGCGCGCGATCCCCGTGGATCGGGTGCGGCTCGAGGATGCGCTCGTCGGCGAGCGCGTGCGCGGCGTGGACGGGCGACACGTCCGCGCGCGCGGCGCGCTCGAGGATGCGCCGCACGGTGCGGTAGATCGAGTCCGCGTTGCCGCGGTCGAGGTGCGCGAGCACGGCCGGGTCGCGCGGGAGCGAGCCCGCCTGCTCGTCGCAGCACGCGACGATCCCCATCCGGTTCGCCACGAAGTCCGGCACCCACACGATGCCGCGCGCGTGCAGCGCCTCGGCGTCCGCGACGTCGTCCTCGAGCGGGTTGTTGGCCGCGCCGCACACGATGCGCGCGCGCACCTGCGGGATCGTCTTGGCGTGCAGCACGCCACCGAGCGCGTTCGGCACGAGCACGTCGCACGGCTCGGCGAGGATCGCCTCGTCGCCCGGCGGCACGCAGCGCACCTCGAGCGGGCGGCCCGCGAAGAAGTCGCGCAGCGCGCAGCAGCGCTCGGCCGACGTCTCGGCGACCACCACCCGCGCCACGTCCTTCTCGAACAGGCGCTCGAGCATCGCGGCGCCGACCTGGCCCGCGCCCTGCATCGCGATCGCGCGGCCGCGCAGCGGCGCGTCGCCCGTCGCGTCGCCCGTCGCGTCGAGCGCGGCCTCGATCGCCTCGACGACGCCGAGCGCGGTCATCGCCGACGGATTGCCCGAGCCGCCGACCTCGGGCGGGATGCACGTGGCGAAGCGCGTGTGCCGCGCGACCTCGGCCATGTCGAGCGGCGTCGTGCCGGCGTCCTCGGCCGTCACGTAGCAGCCGCGAAGCCCGGTCACGAAGCGCGCGTACTCGCGGTAGAGCGCGCGGCGCTCGTCGCGCCCGGGTTCGGGTGCATCGGGCGCGCGCGCGATCACGCCCTTGCCGCCGCCCCACCAC
This genomic interval from Myxococcota bacterium contains the following:
- a CDS encoding DNA-formamidopyrimidine glycosylase family protein, which codes for MPELPDLTVYLEALERVAGGAVLERAELTSASLLRTVDPPLAAAEGRRVVDLRRVGKRIAIGLRGDGAAADAPGDDDLYLVFHLMVAGRLRWRPDGARAPRGRAPRSVHARLRFGPAPSGASAGGTLVLTEAGTRKRATLHVVRGRAALAAHDPGGLEPLATPLDAFAARLRSESHTLKRALTDPHLFAGIGNAYSDEILHRAQLSPVALTGSLDDDAVARLHAAVGATLVAWTERLRARAGDAFPEEVTAFRAEMAAHGRYGQPCPRCGAPIQRIVHASNETNYCAPCQTGGRLLADRALSRLLKRDWPRSLEELERRRADQAAPAPAPRRRRGSDA
- a CDS encoding CoA pyrophosphatase, producing the protein MLDTASPPGAPARLDDALRAALARNLARFEPRAAARPRRLRSAAVSVVVTDDDAGRPCFLITRRPTKLRRHAGQWALPGGRLDDGESIVEAALRELEEELGLALAPDRVLGALDVYETRSGFAITPLVVWGGPGCRLTPDPQEVAEVHRVALAELEKPEVPRLERIPESERPVIVLPIFGREINAPTAAVLYQFVEVAVRGKSTRVAHYEQPVFAWK
- a CDS encoding 2-oxoglutarate dehydrogenase E1 component translates to MPEPPAKDADGEGASRYADFGLNAAYLDEIFERYQVDPRSVDPAWARVFGDGAPPAARGAVPAARGAAPAAPSAARPAAAAAPAAAPSADAPTKLGGKHARVLRLIHAYRARGHRIAQNNPVEDVDEYFPELDPAHYGFGTEDLAHPYEVADEVPGPPIQTLAEIIERLKATYCGPVAVEFTHVQDPGPRQWLRERMEACQNRPSLSPEERKHVLERLSAAELFERFLHTKFLGQKRFSLEGAESLIPLLDTIVEDAPSHGIGEIVFGMAHRGRLNVLANILGKSYAAIFGEFEDSPLLDSPFGSGDVKYHKGFSNDRTTRSGDNVHLTLTSNPSHLEVVDPVVEGRCRAKQVRTGDLTGESIIPVVIHGDAAFAGQGIVAETLNLANLRGYSTGGTIHVIVNNQIGFTTTPAEARSTLYCSDVAKMIQVPVFHVNGDEPESVVYCVKLALAYRQRFRQDVVIDVICYRRHGHNEGDEPSFTSPGLYKRIRARASVRKLYSDALVEAGVITAEEAQGIEDVLGEQLQEALQVIQSRPPGPDEPYEPRGPWTGFDRVRPQEHPDTSASLELLSQVAEGLGSVPQGFEVHPKLRTLLEKRRKSVSDNQPLDWAMGELLAYGTLVLEGTPVRLSGQDSARGTFSHRHAVVVDQNTDEEFCALANLADYQARFEVYDSHLSEAAVLGFEYGYSLADPYTLVLWEAQFGDFVNGAQVIIDQFISSAHVKWQRMSGLVMLLPHGYEGQGPEHSSARIERFLQICAEDCMQVANCTTPAQYFHLLRRQMKRSYRAPLVVFTPKSLLRAPHATSPVEALTHGSFQPLIGDAMAARHAAEVERLIFCSGKVYYDLIAERERRLGENAHRVAICRVEQLYPWPSGRVAEMLRTFKNAERVMWVQEEPRNMGPWTFVRPRLREACEGRAFAYAGRDEAASPATGSMRIHKQEQARLLEDAFAAIE
- a CDS encoding cupin domain-containing protein codes for the protein MASDLAHPVPVRPEAHAVFAPDKMGKATLFASPRLLVGLNAFEPGQEHALHAHEGMDKVYQVLEGRGLFLLESREVAMDAGTLLVAPAGVPHGIRNTGAGRLVVLAILAPGPA
- a CDS encoding DNA-3-methyladenine glycosylase, producing the protein MKTGGRLDRAFFARPCLEVARDLPGKLLLHRLPDGTVVGGRLVEVEAYLGDGSDPAAHSHPGPTARNRTMFGPPGRLYAYRSYGIHVCVNVVCEPAGRGAAVLLRALEPLAGLDAMRALRGLPRDAGARALARGPGRLAQALGLELAHDGASLLRGALGLYRDAREASGATVRVAAGPRVGITKAAALPYRFWDDGSPWVSAFRPGRSRRRGEAR
- a CDS encoding alpha/beta hydrolase: MTPPALDEASIRRHRFRGAEPDVEIAAIEWPGDGPPALLHHANGFCAAMWAPVAERLARHFRVFAVDARGHGDSSAPAREGAYAWAAMARDLGAVARAVRDLAGAPRIALGVGHSFGGTLTMTAASAEAGLYARAILIDPVILPRLTRAQRAAAAENPMAERARKRRHAWPSADEALGFFADKPLFADFTPRALRLYVEQALRADASGEVRLKCEGRVEGAIFAGSVDFDPLAVAARADLPLRVLRATRGDFTRAAYEELVATLPRGELGDIEGGHLVPMEQPERVADAILAFAGAPPG